From Echeneis naucrates chromosome 7, fEcheNa1.1, whole genome shotgun sequence, one genomic window encodes:
- the ada gene encoding adenosine deaminase isoform X3: MTSVIIVKEPATLTKFLGKFAEYMHVIAGDREAIKRIAYEFVEDKAKEGVIYVEVRYSPHFLANTKVDPIPWQQEEGDLSPDEVVRLVNEGLRQGERAFNIKARSILCCMRHMPSWSMDIIELCKTYRHQGVVAIDLAGDESLNCEAFPGHRMAYEEAVRCGIHRTVHAGEVGPPSVVKEAVEVLKAERVGHGYRTLQDQALYKQLLAQNMHFEICPISSKLTGACDPDFTKHPVITFRNDQANYSLNTDDPLIFNSTLNLDYNTAHKYMGFTEEEFKRLNIKSAESCFLPEEEKRELLQKLYKAYGMTRSTVF, from the exons ATGACATCGGTCATCATTGTCAAAGAGCCCGCCACCCTCACTAAGTTCCTGGGCAAGTTCGCCGAGTACATGCACGTGATTGC TGGGGACAGAGAGGCAATAAAGCGGATCGCCTATGAGTTTGTCGAGGACAAAGCGAAGGAAGGAGTGATTTACGTCGAGGTCAGATACAGTCCGCATTTTCTGGCCAACACTAAAGTGGATCCCATTCCGTGGCAACAGGAAGA AGGCGACCTGAGCCCAGATGAGGTGGTCCGCCTGGTCAACGAGGGCCTCCGCCAGGGCGAGAGGGCCTTCAATATCAAAGCCAGGTCCATTCTATGCTGCATGCGCCACATGCCAA GCTGGTCCATGGACATCATTGAGCTGTGTAAGACATACCGCCACCAGGGAGTGGTCGCCATCGACCTGGCAGGCGATGAGTCGCTGAACTGTGAGGCCTTTCCAGGACACAGGATGGCGTATGAG GAGGCCGTGCGCTGTGGGATCCACAGGACGGTCCACGCCGGCGAGGTGGGCCCGCCGTCTGTGGTGAAGGAG GCTGTGGAGGTGCTGAAAGCCGAACGTGTTGGACACGGTTACAGAACCCTGCAAGACCAAGCTCTGTACAAACAACTGCTGGCTCAAAACATGCACTTTGAG ATCTGTCCCATCTCCAGTAAACTGACGGGAGCCTGTGACCCGGACTTCACCAAGCATCCCGTCATCAC GTTCAGGAACGACCAGGCGAACTATTCCCTGAACACAGACGACCCTCTGATTTTCAACTCCACCCTGAACCTCGACTACAACACAGCGCACAAGTACATGGGCTTCACCGAGGAGGAATTCAAACGACTG AACATCAAGTCAGCGGAGTCGTGCTTCCTGCccgaggaggagaagagagagctCCTCCAGAAGCTGTACAAGGCCTACGGGATGACACGGAGCACCGTTTTCTAA
- the pkig gene encoding cAMP-dependent protein kinase inhibitor gamma isoform X1, whose translation MISWCNESAGHGQMMDVETSYSDFINCDRTGRRNAVPDISGEGAVVASTSELTKDLAEMDLKPADGNAGASPAPEAEGSTSQDAQGSGGPS comes from the exons GTGTAATGAGAGCGCTGGTCATGGACAGATGATGGACGTGGAGACGTCGTACTCGGACTTCATCAACTGTGATCGCACCGGCCGCAGGAACGCAGTGCCCGACATCTCAGGGGAGGGGGCAGTAGTGGCCAGCACCAGTGAACTCACCAAAGACCTGGCAGAGATGGATCTGAAGCCTGCAG ACGGAAATGCGGGGGCCTCCCCAGCCCCTGAGGCAGAGGGCTCCACCAGCCAAGATGCCCAGGGAAGCGGAGGCCCGTCCTAA
- the ada gene encoding adenosine deaminase isoform X2 encodes MAEPVVFNKPKIELHVHLDGAIRVQTILDVAERRGITLPGKTVEEMTSVIIVKEPATLTKFLGKFAEYMHVIAGDREAIKRIAYEFVEDKAKEGVIYVEVRYSPHFLANTKVDPIPWQQEEGDLSPDEVVRLVNEGLRQGERAFNIKARSILCCMRHMPSWSMDIIELCKTYRHQGVVAIDLAGDESLNCEAFPGHRMAYEAVEVLKAERVGHGYRTLQDQALYKQLLAQNMHFEICPISSKLTGACDPDFTKHPVITFRNDQANYSLNTDDPLIFNSTLNLDYNTAHKYMGFTEEEFKRLNIKSAESCFLPEEEKRELLQKLYKAYGMTRSTVF; translated from the exons ATTGAACTGCACGTTCACCTCGATGGAGCCATCAGGGTGCAGACTATTCTTGACGTCGCCGA GAGACGTGGCATCACTCTGCCAGGAAAAACTGTGGAGGAGATGACATCGGTCATCATTGTCAAAGAGCCCGCCACCCTCACTAAGTTCCTGGGCAAGTTCGCCGAGTACATGCACGTGATTGC TGGGGACAGAGAGGCAATAAAGCGGATCGCCTATGAGTTTGTCGAGGACAAAGCGAAGGAAGGAGTGATTTACGTCGAGGTCAGATACAGTCCGCATTTTCTGGCCAACACTAAAGTGGATCCCATTCCGTGGCAACAGGAAGA AGGCGACCTGAGCCCAGATGAGGTGGTCCGCCTGGTCAACGAGGGCCTCCGCCAGGGCGAGAGGGCCTTCAATATCAAAGCCAGGTCCATTCTATGCTGCATGCGCCACATGCCAA GCTGGTCCATGGACATCATTGAGCTGTGTAAGACATACCGCCACCAGGGAGTGGTCGCCATCGACCTGGCAGGCGATGAGTCGCTGAACTGTGAGGCCTTTCCAGGACACAGGATGGCGTATGAG GCTGTGGAGGTGCTGAAAGCCGAACGTGTTGGACACGGTTACAGAACCCTGCAAGACCAAGCTCTGTACAAACAACTGCTGGCTCAAAACATGCACTTTGAG ATCTGTCCCATCTCCAGTAAACTGACGGGAGCCTGTGACCCGGACTTCACCAAGCATCCCGTCATCAC GTTCAGGAACGACCAGGCGAACTATTCCCTGAACACAGACGACCCTCTGATTTTCAACTCCACCCTGAACCTCGACTACAACACAGCGCACAAGTACATGGGCTTCACCGAGGAGGAATTCAAACGACTG AACATCAAGTCAGCGGAGTCGTGCTTCCTGCccgaggaggagaagagagagctCCTCCAGAAGCTGTACAAGGCCTACGGGATGACACGGAGCACCGTTTTCTAA
- the pkig gene encoding cAMP-dependent protein kinase inhibitor gamma isoform X2 — MMDVETSYSDFINCDRTGRRNAVPDISGEGAVVASTSELTKDLAEMDLKPADGNAGASPAPEAEGSTSQDAQGSGGPS, encoded by the exons ATGATGGACGTGGAGACGTCGTACTCGGACTTCATCAACTGTGATCGCACCGGCCGCAGGAACGCAGTGCCCGACATCTCAGGGGAGGGGGCAGTAGTGGCCAGCACCAGTGAACTCACCAAAGACCTGGCAGAGATGGATCTGAAGCCTGCAG ACGGAAATGCGGGGGCCTCCCCAGCCCCTGAGGCAGAGGGCTCCACCAGCCAAGATGCCCAGGGAAGCGGAGGCCCGTCCTAA
- the ada gene encoding adenosine deaminase isoform X1 encodes MAEPVVFNKPKIELHVHLDGAIRVQTILDVAERRGITLPGKTVEEMTSVIIVKEPATLTKFLGKFAEYMHVIAGDREAIKRIAYEFVEDKAKEGVIYVEVRYSPHFLANTKVDPIPWQQEEGDLSPDEVVRLVNEGLRQGERAFNIKARSILCCMRHMPSWSMDIIELCKTYRHQGVVAIDLAGDESLNCEAFPGHRMAYEEAVRCGIHRTVHAGEVGPPSVVKEAVEVLKAERVGHGYRTLQDQALYKQLLAQNMHFEICPISSKLTGACDPDFTKHPVITFRNDQANYSLNTDDPLIFNSTLNLDYNTAHKYMGFTEEEFKRLNIKSAESCFLPEEEKRELLQKLYKAYGMTRSTVF; translated from the exons ATTGAACTGCACGTTCACCTCGATGGAGCCATCAGGGTGCAGACTATTCTTGACGTCGCCGA GAGACGTGGCATCACTCTGCCAGGAAAAACTGTGGAGGAGATGACATCGGTCATCATTGTCAAAGAGCCCGCCACCCTCACTAAGTTCCTGGGCAAGTTCGCCGAGTACATGCACGTGATTGC TGGGGACAGAGAGGCAATAAAGCGGATCGCCTATGAGTTTGTCGAGGACAAAGCGAAGGAAGGAGTGATTTACGTCGAGGTCAGATACAGTCCGCATTTTCTGGCCAACACTAAAGTGGATCCCATTCCGTGGCAACAGGAAGA AGGCGACCTGAGCCCAGATGAGGTGGTCCGCCTGGTCAACGAGGGCCTCCGCCAGGGCGAGAGGGCCTTCAATATCAAAGCCAGGTCCATTCTATGCTGCATGCGCCACATGCCAA GCTGGTCCATGGACATCATTGAGCTGTGTAAGACATACCGCCACCAGGGAGTGGTCGCCATCGACCTGGCAGGCGATGAGTCGCTGAACTGTGAGGCCTTTCCAGGACACAGGATGGCGTATGAG GAGGCCGTGCGCTGTGGGATCCACAGGACGGTCCACGCCGGCGAGGTGGGCCCGCCGTCTGTGGTGAAGGAG GCTGTGGAGGTGCTGAAAGCCGAACGTGTTGGACACGGTTACAGAACCCTGCAAGACCAAGCTCTGTACAAACAACTGCTGGCTCAAAACATGCACTTTGAG ATCTGTCCCATCTCCAGTAAACTGACGGGAGCCTGTGACCCGGACTTCACCAAGCATCCCGTCATCAC GTTCAGGAACGACCAGGCGAACTATTCCCTGAACACAGACGACCCTCTGATTTTCAACTCCACCCTGAACCTCGACTACAACACAGCGCACAAGTACATGGGCTTCACCGAGGAGGAATTCAAACGACTG AACATCAAGTCAGCGGAGTCGTGCTTCCTGCccgaggaggagaagagagagctCCTCCAGAAGCTGTACAAGGCCTACGGGATGACACGGAGCACCGTTTTCTAA